Proteins encoded in a region of the Tachyglossus aculeatus isolate mTacAcu1 chromosome 12 unlocalized genomic scaffold, mTacAcu1.pri SUPER_6_unloc_3, whole genome shotgun sequence genome:
- the LOC119921603 gene encoding aquaporin-11-like: protein MAEPLGGLKDTCVSLGLMVATVVLVSLLLVGTLQGLSGSDTCHHHPRTHLPLRTFLLELLATFQLCACTHELTVKVQIDPSPHFGLTLTYFFTLVHGLILAGSFCNPCAVLEKMAMERLAASRGVLKILAQLAGALLARAYVLSVRSFSLIEQHRVNRYRPCRNPLNADVPKACLVEAICSFIYHSAVIQFKDVRPKLSIQLLAALITFLVFAGRLEPPPPLPPPAQGPGPPRPDGQTAPTGP, encoded by the coding sequence ATGGCAGAGCCCCTGGGCGGGCTGAAGGACACCTGCGTCTCCCTGGGTCTCATGGTGGCCACCGTGGTCCTGGTGAGCCTGCTGCTGGTGGGCACCCTGCAGGGCCTCTCGGGCTCGGACACCTGCCACCACCACCCTCGGACCCACCTGCCCCTCAGGACCTTCCTCCTGGAGCTGCTGGCCACCTTCCAGCTGTGCGCCTGCACCCACGAGCTCACCGTCAAGGTTCAAATCGACCCTTCACCCCACTTCGGCCTGACGCTCACCTACTTCTTCACGCTGGTCCACGGGCTGATCCTGGCCGGCTCCTTCTGCAACCCGTGCGCCGTGCTGGAGAAGATGGCCATGGAGCGGCTGGCCGCGTCGAGGGGCGTCCTGAAGATCTTGGCCCAGCTGGCCGGGGCCCTACTGGCCCGGGCTTACGTGCTCTCCGTCAGGAGCTTCAGTCTCATCGAGCAGCACCGCGTCAACCGGTACCGGCCCTGCCGGAACCCCCTGAACGCCGACGTGCCCAAGGCCTGCCTGGTGGAGGCCATCTGCTCCTTCATCTACCACAGCGCCGTCATCCAGTTCAAGGACGTCCGGCCCAAGCTGAGCATCCAACTGTTGGCCGCCCTCATCACCTTCCTGGTCTTCGCAGGTCGGTTGGAGCCGCCGCCACCGCTGCCCCCTCCTGCCCAGGGGCCTGGGCCACCGAGGCCGGACGGGCAGACCGCCCCAACCGGCCCCTGA